A genomic segment from Luteolibacter ambystomatis encodes:
- a CDS encoding ABC transporter ATP-binding protein/permease: protein MGLEKVRIDRLTRKRFMQVVRAFRASDTGGKGQRLFILLLTLMVVIGGLNVLNSYVGRNFMSAIEQRQAAEFTQQAILYVLVFAVTTVAAVWFRFCEERLGLLWRESLTRTLTRAYLKHSLRSHGMEKVANPDQRIAEDVKSFTTTSLSFVLLILNGTFTVIAFSSVLWSISALLFFVAVLYASVGTFMAIRLGRPLIGLNFRQSDKEANFRSELVHLREHADEVAITHNEPLFENRLSQRIGDWAANARRIIAVNRNLSFFTTGYNYGIQILPALIVAPLFFAGKVEFGVITQSAMAFTTLLGAFSLIVTQFQSISTFAAVITRLSELATSIENAAERPKNAAIEIRREPRRLRFEALDLLAPDTGLPLVRGLELIVPERANMLVNGTNGPARHALFHLLAGDWERGEGAVVMPEENHLMLLPERPYLPTGTLRQILHVEGGDFRINDLRTSQAIRQLGLSGTITRVGGLDVVREWGEVLSLEEQQLISCVRAIAANPDFIIFDRPGTTLKKDELARVLTTFRRMGQGSVTFGGSGEAYEVFDAVLKINPDATWTYAPQIRAVPEELFMEDEEDAPVASTECLYGPAPTHRPAAPTSVAEDEDEDEGSASPPAKRAK, encoded by the coding sequence ATGGGTCTGGAAAAGGTCAGAATCGATCGACTCACCCGGAAGCGCTTCATGCAGGTGGTGCGCGCCTTCCGGGCCTCCGATACCGGGGGGAAGGGCCAGCGCCTGTTCATCCTCCTGCTCACCCTCATGGTCGTCATCGGCGGCCTGAACGTGCTGAACAGCTACGTGGGCCGGAATTTCATGTCCGCCATCGAGCAGCGGCAGGCCGCGGAGTTCACCCAGCAGGCCATCCTCTACGTCCTCGTCTTCGCCGTCACCACCGTGGCCGCCGTGTGGTTCCGCTTCTGCGAGGAACGCCTCGGCCTGCTCTGGCGCGAGTCCCTCACCCGCACGCTCACCCGCGCCTACCTGAAGCACTCGCTGCGCAGCCACGGCATGGAAAAGGTCGCGAATCCGGACCAGCGCATCGCGGAGGACGTGAAGTCCTTCACCACCACCTCGCTCAGCTTCGTGCTGCTGATCCTGAATGGCACCTTCACCGTCATCGCCTTCTCCAGCGTGCTGTGGTCCATCAGCGCGCTGCTGTTCTTCGTCGCCGTGCTTTATGCAAGCGTGGGCACCTTCATGGCCATCCGTCTCGGCCGGCCGCTGATCGGGCTGAACTTCCGCCAGTCCGACAAGGAGGCGAACTTCCGCTCCGAGCTCGTCCACCTCCGCGAGCATGCGGATGAGGTGGCCATCACCCACAACGAGCCGCTCTTTGAAAACCGCCTCTCCCAGCGCATCGGCGACTGGGCCGCGAACGCGCGCCGCATCATCGCGGTGAACCGGAACCTCTCCTTCTTCACCACCGGCTACAACTACGGCATCCAGATCCTGCCCGCGCTCATCGTCGCGCCGCTGTTCTTCGCCGGAAAGGTCGAGTTCGGCGTCATCACCCAGTCCGCCATGGCCTTCACCACGCTGCTCGGCGCCTTCTCGCTCATCGTCACCCAGTTCCAATCCATCTCCACCTTCGCCGCCGTCATCACCCGCCTCAGCGAGCTAGCCACCTCCATTGAGAATGCCGCGGAGCGTCCGAAGAACGCCGCCATCGAGATCCGCCGCGAGCCGCGCCGCCTCCGCTTCGAGGCGCTCGATCTCCTCGCGCCGGACACCGGCCTGCCGCTCGTGCGCGGGCTGGAGCTCATCGTTCCGGAGCGTGCGAACATGCTCGTGAATGGCACCAACGGCCCCGCCCGCCATGCGCTCTTCCACCTCCTCGCCGGAGATTGGGAGCGCGGCGAGGGCGCCGTGGTCATGCCGGAGGAGAACCACCTGATGCTCCTGCCGGAGCGCCCCTATCTGCCCACCGGCACGCTGCGCCAGATCCTGCACGTGGAGGGTGGAGACTTCCGCATCAATGACCTCCGCACCAGCCAGGCCATCCGCCAGCTCGGCCTCAGCGGCACCATCACCCGCGTCGGCGGGCTCGATGTCGTCCGCGAGTGGGGCGAGGTCCTCTCCCTGGAGGAGCAGCAGCTCATCTCCTGCGTCCGCGCCATCGCCGCGAACCCGGACTTCATCATCTTCGACCGCCCCGGCACCACGCTGAAGAAGGACGAGCTCGCCCGCGTGCTCACCACCTTCCGCCGCATGGGGCAGGGGAGCGTCACCTTCGGCGGCAGCGGCGAGGCCTATGAGGTCTTCGATGCCGTGCTGAAGATCAATCCGGACGCCACCTGGACCTACGCCCCGCAGATCCGCGCCGTCCCCGAGGAACTCTTCATGGAGGACGAGGAGGACGCCCCCGTGGCCTCCACCGAGTGCCTCTACGGCCCCGCGCCCACCCATCGCCCCGCCGCCCCGACCTCTGTCGCCGAGGATGAGGACGAAG
- a CDS encoding alpha-L-fucosidase, with protein MHPFAFQKWRILAAASLLLAAGAAAHAAPAPTTTIPVTKDDPRKAWWRDAKFGMFVHWGVYAVPAGVHDGRPVRHLGEWIMCHGRISREDYRKYAERLAPDGYQPGTWVDLAEQAGMKYIVVTAKHHDGFALFDSKVSDWDAVDATPRKQDLLMPLVEECRKRNMPLGYHYSQAQDWYHPGGGTYGQPWDESQKGSFDDYLAKIAVPQIKELSERYGPIACIFFDTPVGMNASRAAAVRAAVPPSTLINDRLSPGTPADFRSYENALPRELIPAGDWELCLSCNDTWGYKSNDQHWKSGASLIRLLSETSSRGGNMLLNVGPEADGRIPDAAASTLREIGGWLRVNGEAIYGTTRSPFLPIPWNGGCTQKTLPSGDTAIYAHLYEQPKDGKVLLPGLTNAIVSAELLAGGRKVPFTRSGNSWSLDLPSDATASPVRIVKVVVKGAPVIEERALEPDADGRMTLGVSIARLQGTKIRLERQPSTIEQNIGFWTEVADTAEWNIQPAATADYGTTWDIACAADSSGSILAIVQGDKELGRFEIPSTGSWNEFQTVAGPTLKLTAGASKLRLVPVSKPGLGVVNLRSLTLAKTR; from the coding sequence ATGCATCCGTTCGCTTTCCAGAAGTGGCGCATCCTTGCGGCCGCCTCCCTGCTGCTGGCAGCCGGCGCCGCCGCCCACGCCGCACCCGCGCCAACTACTACGATTCCAGTAACCAAGGACGACCCGCGCAAGGCGTGGTGGCGTGACGCGAAGTTCGGCATGTTCGTCCACTGGGGCGTCTATGCCGTCCCCGCGGGCGTGCATGATGGCAGGCCCGTGCGCCACCTGGGCGAATGGATCATGTGCCACGGCCGCATCTCCCGGGAAGACTACCGCAAGTATGCGGAACGCCTCGCGCCGGACGGCTACCAGCCGGGGACCTGGGTCGATCTGGCCGAGCAGGCGGGCATGAAGTACATCGTCGTCACCGCGAAGCACCACGACGGCTTCGCGCTCTTCGACTCGAAGGTGTCCGATTGGGACGCGGTGGACGCCACGCCGCGGAAGCAGGACCTGCTGATGCCGCTGGTGGAGGAATGCCGGAAACGGAACATGCCGCTGGGCTACCACTACTCGCAGGCGCAGGATTGGTACCATCCCGGCGGCGGCACCTACGGCCAGCCGTGGGATGAAAGCCAGAAGGGCTCCTTCGACGACTACCTCGCGAAGATCGCCGTGCCGCAGATCAAGGAACTCTCCGAGCGCTACGGGCCGATCGCCTGCATTTTCTTCGACACGCCCGTGGGCATGAATGCCTCCCGCGCCGCCGCCGTGCGCGCCGCGGTGCCGCCCTCCACGCTCATCAACGACCGCCTCAGCCCGGGCACGCCCGCGGATTTCCGCAGCTATGAGAACGCCCTGCCGCGCGAGCTGATCCCCGCCGGAGACTGGGAACTCTGCCTCTCCTGCAATGACACGTGGGGCTACAAGAGCAACGACCAGCATTGGAAATCCGGCGCCTCCCTCATCCGCCTGCTCAGCGAGACCTCCTCGCGCGGCGGCAACATGCTGCTCAACGTGGGACCGGAAGCGGACGGCCGCATCCCGGATGCCGCCGCCAGCACCCTGCGCGAGATCGGCGGCTGGCTGCGCGTGAATGGCGAGGCCATCTACGGCACCACGCGCTCGCCCTTCCTGCCGATCCCGTGGAATGGCGGCTGCACGCAAAAGACCCTGCCCTCCGGAGACACCGCCATCTACGCCCATCTGTATGAGCAGCCGAAGGACGGCAAGGTCCTGCTGCCCGGCCTCACCAATGCGATCGTCTCCGCGGAGCTGCTGGCGGGCGGGCGCAAGGTGCCCTTCACCCGCTCCGGGAATTCATGGAGCCTCGATCTTCCTTCCGATGCCACCGCCTCGCCGGTGCGGATCGTGAAGGTGGTGGTCAAGGGCGCGCCGGTGATCGAGGAACGCGCGCTTGAGCCGGATGCGGACGGACGCATGACCCTCGGCGTTTCCATCGCCCGCCTGCAGGGCACGAAGATCCGCCTGGAGCGCCAGCCCTCCACCATCGAGCAGAACATCGGCTTCTGGACGGAGGTGGCGGACACCGCCGAGTGGAACATCCAGCCTGCCGCCACCGCGGACTACGGCACCACCTGGGACATCGCCTGCGCCGCGGACTCCTCCGGCTCCATCCTCGCCATCGTCCAGGGGGACAAGGAACTCGGCCGCTTCGAGATCCCCTCCACCGGCTCCTGGAACGAGTTCCAAACCGTGGCCGGCCCCACGCTCAAGCTCACCGCCGGAGCCTCGAAGCTGCGCCTCGTCCCTGTCTCCAAGCCCGGCCTGGGCGTGGTGAACCTGCGTTCGCTCACGCTCGCGAAAACCCGCTGA
- a CDS encoding WD40 repeat domain-containing protein yields MLALGFEDTIQLWDAKANQPRFPLWEVGRTFGPVISTIAFDERGDRLMVACGSYADASVKEAGVDAIGYVRLWDTHTGMALVAEQQADSLASRPLSCEAWVRDAAIIESGHRQTSILTADDNGEVRLWLDDLDDNDPDRYQVLDRLKAAHEMPVERIVQWGYGRFMSVANHRGAGFGYARTWETAAEVYKGTRATSQRMEHKGLVTGASRSADGALLMTLGDDGMAHVWWAASTEASSEMLHDPDGSSGSPAASDSNDGSLSFGEPGDEAEKPDSSIKFPADVPLDCAALPQDLLDQLINFPAARDQVRTMIPITSDGIFQYHAVRSTDRRWLIVGMYRDERGSEEAVLWNLLSKKTVGRISTELPFKDITFTPDSSGFAVASGFNVGGRIRTYSTRDLAPMGPPLDGARKPLQLAFSPDGRRLAVSFSTDAMDNGGRIGVFEVASGRPLIEARCSAVAPAAMMAFEADGQRLRIGEYIAYDTPAPTGSMPGWLPELARVVGHRELDAAGAVQRIRDVSPRLAALRARVEASPDSPVRKIARFILARPDERMLSPFARKKLLAETGDNIRRWEKTVIGIGKESDASLDRIDLLRASSELRGRLFGQAELNRLIDEVNAGLREKIFADYSQQIAEWEQETDAETVQQHAFHLQEFRHLSECDPGLVLKIRALEARLPSLSAVTEKASAGLKEEEE; encoded by the coding sequence GTGCTGGCACTCGGCTTCGAGGATACGATCCAACTGTGGGATGCGAAAGCCAACCAGCCGCGGTTCCCTCTCTGGGAGGTGGGCCGTACTTTTGGTCCCGTGATTTCCACCATCGCATTCGATGAACGGGGTGATCGTCTCATGGTGGCCTGTGGCAGCTATGCGGATGCTTCGGTCAAAGAAGCGGGAGTCGATGCGATCGGCTATGTGCGCCTTTGGGACACCCATACGGGCATGGCGCTTGTCGCCGAACAACAGGCGGACAGTCTGGCCTCGCGGCCGTTGTCTTGTGAAGCTTGGGTCCGTGATGCCGCGATCATCGAGAGTGGCCATAGGCAAACATCGATCCTGACGGCGGATGACAATGGGGAAGTCCGGCTTTGGTTGGACGATTTGGACGATAACGATCCGGATCGTTATCAGGTTCTTGATCGATTGAAGGCTGCCCACGAGATGCCGGTGGAGAGGATCGTGCAATGGGGGTATGGCCGGTTCATGTCCGTGGCGAATCACCGCGGAGCAGGCTTTGGTTATGCCAGGACTTGGGAAACGGCGGCTGAAGTTTACAAGGGCACTCGGGCGACCTCCCAACGGATGGAACACAAGGGGCTTGTTACAGGGGCGAGCAGGAGTGCCGATGGTGCTCTGTTGATGACTCTCGGCGACGACGGCATGGCACATGTGTGGTGGGCCGCTTCCACGGAAGCATCCTCGGAAATGCTCCACGACCCCGATGGATCCTCCGGTTCCCCTGCTGCCTCGGATTCAAATGATGGTTCGCTATCGTTCGGAGAGCCCGGCGATGAAGCGGAAAAGCCGGATTCCTCAATTAAATTTCCAGCAGACGTGCCGCTGGACTGTGCCGCGCTTCCACAGGACTTGTTGGACCAGTTGATCAACTTTCCGGCTGCCCGGGATCAGGTCCGGACCATGATCCCGATCACTTCAGATGGCATTTTCCAATACCACGCGGTTCGCTCGACGGATCGTCGCTGGCTGATTGTTGGCATGTACCGTGATGAACGAGGATCGGAAGAGGCGGTCCTATGGAATCTTCTTTCCAAAAAAACGGTAGGTCGGATTTCCACGGAACTACCCTTCAAGGATATTACATTCACCCCGGATTCGAGCGGGTTTGCGGTAGCCTCCGGGTTCAATGTCGGAGGACGGATCCGCACCTACAGCACCCGGGATTTGGCTCCTATGGGACCGCCGTTGGATGGGGCACGAAAACCCCTCCAACTTGCCTTTTCTCCCGATGGCCGCCGTCTTGCCGTTTCATTCTCGACCGATGCGATGGACAATGGAGGCAGAATCGGTGTCTTCGAGGTGGCGAGCGGTCGCCCCCTGATTGAAGCCCGCTGTTCCGCGGTTGCCCCTGCGGCGATGATGGCATTCGAAGCCGATGGCCAGCGGCTTCGCATCGGGGAGTATATCGCCTACGACACCCCGGCTCCGACCGGTTCCATGCCGGGTTGGTTGCCCGAACTCGCCCGTGTTGTAGGCCATCGGGAACTCGATGCTGCCGGGGCGGTCCAGCGCATCCGGGACGTCTCTCCGAGACTTGCCGCGCTGCGGGCGAGGGTGGAGGCGTCTCCCGATTCGCCGGTTCGCAAGATCGCGCGCTTTATTCTGGCCAGGCCGGACGAGCGGATGTTGTCACCATTCGCTCGCAAGAAGCTTCTGGCCGAGACCGGGGACAATATCAGGAGGTGGGAGAAAACAGTCATTGGGATCGGGAAGGAGTCCGATGCCTCTTTGGATAGGATCGATCTCCTCCGTGCTTCATCTGAATTGAGAGGACGTTTGTTCGGTCAAGCGGAGTTGAATCGATTGATCGACGAGGTAAACGCCGGGTTGCGGGAAAAAATCTTCGCCGACTACTCGCAGCAGATTGCAGAATGGGAACAGGAAACCGATGCCGAGACAGTGCAGCAGCATGCTTTTCATCTTCAGGAATTCCGTCATCTCTCCGAATGTGATCCGGGCCTCGTCTTGAAAATCCGAGCTCTTGAAGCCCGCCTTCCTTCACTCTCGGCTGTGACGGAGAAGGCCTCGGCAGGACTGAAGGAAGAGGAAGAGTGA